One window of Streptomyces sp. FIT100 genomic DNA carries:
- a CDS encoding ATP-binding protein: MTSNGDDQGAATGRAGRVWAGAVYDGGPECIAQARRFATHFLVDGHGFAPASRVVGAVQLIVSELVTNARKYAFGPCALDLERIPSGVEVTVWDSSTTLPVARAADPERVGQHGLEIVLALCDRFAVERKPVGKRITVRVTCP; encoded by the coding sequence ATGACTTCGAACGGGGACGACCAGGGCGCGGCCACCGGCCGGGCCGGGCGCGTGTGGGCCGGCGCCGTGTACGACGGCGGTCCCGAGTGCATCGCACAGGCCCGCCGCTTCGCCACGCACTTCCTGGTGGACGGACACGGCTTCGCTCCCGCGTCACGGGTCGTGGGTGCCGTCCAGCTGATCGTGTCGGAGCTGGTGACCAACGCCCGCAAGTACGCCTTCGGGCCGTGCGCGCTGGACCTGGAGCGGATTCCGTCCGGCGTGGAGGTCACGGTGTGGGACAGCAGCACCACCCTGCCCGTGGCCAGGGCCGCCGATCCGGAGCGCGTGGGCCAGCACGGTCTGGAGATCGTGCTGGCCCTGTGCGACCGCTTCGCCGTGGAGCGGAAACCGGTCGGGAAGCGCATCACGGTTCGTGTCACCTGCCCGTGA
- a CDS encoding bifunctional phosphatase PAP2/diacylglycerol kinase family protein, which produces MSHSRARRVRQLLRAQDHAGSGPVDSPRRARGGLVPSLLGRSADRGLLWFAVGAGIWAFGGARGRRAAVRGAASLLLSSAAVTTIGGGTVRRATRPAPESGTALRRPPRTGSFPSGHAASAAAFAAGVAMEARGVGAVLAPVAAGVALSGVRTGDHRSRDVVVGAALGIGAAFAVRGLVPSRTQLFPPARPVADAPALVEGKGLTVVVNPSSGAQPQLVSPVQQLRNALPRAEIVVHEPDSGPLADVLAEAARNAARSGGALGVCGGDGTVNAGAAAALRFDVPLAVLPGGTFNHFAVDLGTDTVADACAAVEAGSAVRVDVGRIRPLVHAGGQFPDRHVLGPPAAEPSYFLNTFSIGVYPELVRIRERWSPRIGGPPATLLALVQVLRTTRPLRARVNGRRRAVWLLFAGNGAYRSLGVAPTRRHDLADGLLDVRIGHGGPLARTRLLATALAGGSARTGLYAAARPRRLVISELPEGTQMAFDGETRRAPSAFVIDKLDEALTVYRPAAD; this is translated from the coding sequence ATGAGTCATTCCCGGGCCCGACGCGTCAGACAGCTCCTCCGTGCACAGGACCACGCCGGGTCCGGCCCGGTCGACTCACCGCGCCGGGCAAGGGGCGGGCTCGTCCCTTCCCTGCTGGGCCGCAGCGCCGACCGCGGACTGCTGTGGTTCGCCGTCGGTGCCGGGATCTGGGCGTTCGGCGGGGCACGGGGGCGTCGGGCCGCCGTGCGCGGGGCCGCCTCCCTCCTCCTCTCGTCGGCGGCGGTCACCACGATCGGGGGCGGCACGGTGCGTCGGGCGACCCGCCCGGCACCGGAATCGGGCACGGCGCTGCGGCGTCCGCCGCGTACCGGCTCCTTCCCGTCCGGGCACGCCGCCTCGGCCGCGGCCTTCGCCGCCGGTGTGGCCATGGAGGCCCGCGGCGTGGGTGCGGTCCTGGCGCCGGTGGCCGCCGGGGTGGCGCTCTCCGGTGTCCGCACCGGCGACCACCGCTCCCGTGATGTGGTCGTCGGGGCGGCGCTCGGCATAGGAGCGGCCTTCGCGGTCCGGGGACTCGTGCCGTCGCGGACCCAGCTCTTTCCCCCGGCCCGGCCGGTGGCCGACGCCCCCGCGCTGGTCGAGGGCAAGGGCCTGACGGTCGTGGTCAACCCGTCCTCCGGAGCCCAGCCCCAACTGGTCAGTCCGGTCCAGCAGCTGAGGAACGCGCTGCCGCGGGCCGAGATCGTGGTCCACGAGCCGGATTCAGGGCCTCTGGCGGACGTGCTCGCCGAGGCGGCAAGGAACGCCGCCCGATCCGGTGGCGCCCTCGGGGTGTGCGGCGGCGACGGCACGGTCAACGCGGGGGCGGCGGCCGCCCTGCGCTTCGACGTGCCGCTCGCGGTCCTGCCCGGCGGTACGTTCAACCACTTCGCCGTCGATCTGGGGACCGACACCGTCGCGGACGCGTGTGCCGCCGTGGAGGCCGGCAGCGCGGTGCGGGTCGACGTCGGAAGGATCAGGCCGCTGGTGCACGCCGGCGGGCAGTTCCCCGACCGTCACGTCCTCGGGCCCCCGGCCGCGGAGCCCTCGTACTTCCTCAACACCTTCAGCATCGGCGTCTACCCGGAGCTGGTCAGGATCCGTGAGCGGTGGTCGCCGCGCATCGGCGGTCCTCCCGCCACGCTGCTCGCCCTGGTGCAGGTGCTGCGCACGACACGCCCTCTGCGGGCCCGTGTGAACGGCCGACGCCGCGCGGTCTGGCTGCTGTTCGCGGGCAACGGCGCGTACCGCAGCCTCGGGGTGGCCCCGACACGCCGTCACGACCTCGCCGACGGACTCCTCGACGTCCGCATCGGGCACGGAGGCCCCTTGGCGCGTACCCGCCTGCTGGCCACGGCTCTCGCCGGCGGATCCGCGAGGACGGGCCTGTACGCGGCGGCACGGCCCCGGCGGCTCGTCATCTCGGAGCTGCCGGAGGGTACGCAGATGGCCTTCGACGGCGAGACCCGGCGCGCACCCTCGGCGTTCGTGATCGACAAGCTCGACGAGGCACTGACCGTGTACCGGCCGGCCGCGGACTGA
- a CDS encoding RNA polymerase sigma factor SigF, which produces MAGLAPIPEPSKVAPRDARDLSRRFFARLAELEEGTHDHQYVRNTLIEMNLSLVRYAAGRFRSRGADEMEDIVQVGTIGLIKAIDRFDLSREAEFTTFAVPCIVGEIKRFFRDTSWAVHVPRRLQEARVELAKATEELRSRLGRTPTVRELSELMSLSEDEVIEARKASNAYNSASLDAALTGEPSQENETALADFIGEEEPALELIEDFHSLAPLIAQLDDRDRQILHLRFVEERTQAEIGERLGISQMHVSRLLARIIARLREGLLDTTG; this is translated from the coding sequence GTGGCAGGACTCGCACCGATTCCGGAGCCGTCCAAGGTGGCTCCCCGTGACGCGCGTGATCTCTCCCGGCGGTTCTTCGCCCGTCTGGCGGAGCTGGAGGAGGGCACACACGACCACCAGTACGTGCGCAACACGCTCATCGAGATGAACCTGTCGCTCGTCAGGTACGCGGCCGGCCGCTTCCGCAGCCGGGGCGCGGACGAGATGGAGGACATCGTGCAGGTCGGCACGATCGGCCTCATCAAGGCCATCGACCGCTTCGACCTGTCCCGAGAGGCGGAGTTCACCACTTTCGCCGTTCCGTGCATCGTCGGAGAGATCAAGCGCTTCTTCCGCGACACCAGCTGGGCCGTGCATGTCCCCCGCCGGCTCCAGGAGGCCCGCGTGGAGCTGGCCAAGGCCACCGAGGAGCTGCGCAGCCGCCTGGGGCGCACGCCCACCGTGCGGGAGCTGTCCGAGCTGATGTCCTTGTCCGAGGACGAGGTGATCGAGGCCCGAAAGGCGTCCAACGCCTACAACTCCGCCTCGCTGGACGCCGCACTCACCGGTGAACCCTCGCAGGAGAACGAAACGGCTCTCGCCGACTTCATCGGCGAGGAGGAGCCGGCCCTCGAACTCATCGAGGACTTCCACTCCCTCGCTCCGCTCATCGCCCAACTGGACGACCGTGACCGGCAGATCCTGCATCTGCGCTTCGTCGAGGAACGCACCCAGGCCGAGATCGGTGAGCGACTGGGCATCTCCCAGATGCACGTCTCACGCCTGCTGGCCCGGATCATCGCCCGGCTGCGCGAGGGGCTGCTCGACACCACCGGCTGA
- the ureG gene encoding urease accessory protein UreG, which produces MHLDHDHHPGPAAVGADAVRPDGTRRALRIGLGGPVGSGKTATVAALCRDLRDQLSIAVVTNDIYTREDAEFLLRNAVLPPERIQAVETGACPHTAIRDDISANLEAVEDLEDTVGPLDLILVESGGDNLTATFSKGLVDAQIFVIDVAGGDDIPRKGGPGVTTADLLVVNKTDLAPYVGSDLQRMARDAKEQRGELPVAFTSLTGEDGVRPVADWVRAQLLAWAA; this is translated from the coding sequence ATGCACCTCGACCACGACCACCACCCCGGCCCGGCCGCCGTCGGCGCCGACGCCGTACGCCCCGACGGCACCCGGCGCGCCCTGCGTATCGGCCTCGGCGGCCCCGTCGGCTCGGGCAAGACCGCGACCGTGGCCGCCCTCTGCCGAGACCTGCGCGACCAGCTCTCCATCGCCGTCGTCACCAACGACATCTACACGCGCGAGGACGCCGAGTTCCTGCTGCGCAACGCCGTCCTGCCGCCCGAGCGGATCCAGGCGGTCGAGACCGGCGCCTGCCCGCACACCGCCATCCGCGACGACATCTCCGCCAACCTCGAAGCCGTCGAGGACCTGGAGGACACGGTCGGACCGCTCGACCTGATCCTCGTCGAGTCCGGCGGCGACAACCTCACCGCCACCTTCTCCAAGGGCCTCGTCGACGCCCAGATCTTCGTCATCGACGTGGCCGGCGGCGACGACATCCCCCGCAAGGGCGGCCCGGGCGTCACCACCGCCGACCTCCTCGTCGTGAACAAGACCGACCTCGCCCCCTACGTCGGCTCCGACCTCCAGCGCATGGCCCGCGACGCCAAGGAGCAGCGCGGCGAGCTCCCCGTCGCCTTCACCTCGCTCACCGGCGAGGACGGAGTCCGGCCGGTCGCCGACTGGGTACGCGCACAACTGCTCGCCTGGGCCGCATGA
- a CDS encoding VOC family protein — MTSHLLALCFDANDPLRLARFWAGVLDWEFADDPHDGIALLPSDDTGFRIRFLPTREQKAVPNRMHFDLTSASLDDQQRTVATALALGGRHIDVGQRPEEGHVVLADPDGNEFCVTEPGNNFLADCGFIGALACDGSQEVGYFWSEALGWPLVWDQDQETAIRAPYGGPKITWGGPPLLPKPGRNRLHFDLAPPADGDRRAEVDRLVSLGATRIDIGRDEAGRVAMADPDGNEFCVLTPR, encoded by the coding sequence ATGACTTCCCACCTCCTCGCACTCTGCTTCGATGCGAACGACCCCCTCCGCCTCGCCCGCTTCTGGGCCGGCGTCCTGGACTGGGAGTTCGCCGACGATCCCCACGACGGCATCGCCCTCCTGCCGAGCGATGACACCGGGTTCCGTATCCGGTTCCTCCCGACCAGGGAGCAGAAGGCCGTCCCGAACCGGATGCACTTCGATCTGACGAGCGCGTCCCTCGATGACCAGCAGCGGACGGTGGCGACGGCGCTCGCACTCGGCGGCCGCCACATCGACGTCGGTCAGCGCCCGGAGGAGGGTCATGTGGTGCTCGCCGACCCCGACGGCAATGAGTTCTGCGTCACCGAGCCGGGCAACAACTTCCTTGCCGACTGCGGATTCATCGGAGCGCTCGCGTGCGACGGTTCGCAGGAGGTCGGGTACTTCTGGAGCGAGGCGCTGGGCTGGCCGTTGGTCTGGGACCAGGACCAGGAGACCGCGATCCGCGCGCCGTACGGCGGTCCGAAGATCACGTGGGGCGGCCCGCCGCTGCTGCCGAAGCCGGGGAGGAACCGGCTGCATTTCGACCTCGCTCCCCCTGCCGACGGTGACCGGCGAGCGGAGGTCGACCGTCTCGTCTCCCTGGGGGCGACTCGTATCGACATCGGCCGGGACGAGGCCGGCCGGGTGGCGATGGCCGATCCCGACGGCAACGAGTTCTGCGTCCTGACTCCCCGGTAG
- a CDS encoding VanZ family protein: protein MVRTGSDDTATPMTPVLRAAAVLLAFIATAAFSVVLARLTLEPSAASEPLTHSNLRPGDSIRDYLSQPAFRDTVKQLGGNLLLGVPFGVLLPVLLPRTRGLLRVAVVTGAVMTLVELVQGSLVTGRAFDIDDVILNTTGALLGYLVLGRRLGRAVHPRRRHRWHRWTGSGRSTG from the coding sequence ATGGTACGGACCGGATCCGACGACACGGCGACACCCATGACACCCGTGCTGAGGGCAGCGGCCGTGCTGCTGGCCTTCATCGCGACAGCGGCCTTCAGCGTCGTTCTCGCCCGGCTGACCCTGGAGCCCTCGGCGGCCTCCGAGCCGCTGACGCACAGCAACCTGCGCCCGGGGGACTCCATCCGTGACTACCTGTCCCAGCCCGCGTTCCGCGACACCGTGAAGCAGCTCGGCGGCAACCTCCTGCTCGGCGTACCCTTCGGCGTCCTGCTGCCCGTCCTGCTGCCCCGCACCCGCGGGCTGCTGCGGGTGGCCGTCGTGACCGGCGCGGTGATGACGCTGGTCGAGCTCGTGCAGGGATCGCTGGTGACCGGCCGCGCCTTCGACATCGACGACGTCATCCTGAACACGACCGGTGCGCTGCTCGGCTATCTCGTCCTCGGCAGGCGCCTCGGCCGCGCCGTCCATCCGCGCCGCCGCCACAGGTGGCACCGCTGGACCGGGAGCGGCAGGAGCACGGGCTGA
- a CDS encoding deoxyribodipyrimidine photo-lyase, with protein sequence MTTAVVLFTADLRLHDHPPLRAALGASEEVVPLFVRDDRITGTGFAAPNRLAFLADCLTDLDRSLHARGGRLVVRSGDVVAEVRAVAHEADASEVHIAAGVSAYAQAREERLRTALEQDGRRLRVHDAVTTAIAPGRVTPSGSDHFAVFTPYFRRWSGEEVRGTLGAPRTVRVPGRVRSEPVPARKDVPGVSAGLAGGGESAGRRRLATWLRGGIARYDDLHDDLAGDGTSRLSPHLHFGTLSPAEVVHRARAKGGPGAEAFVRQLCWRDFHHQVLAARPWAAVDDYRTRHDRWRTGREAEEDLAAWQDGRTGYPVVDAAMRQLRHEGWMHNRGRLLAASFLTKTLCLDWRDGARYFLGLLVDGDVADNQLNWQWVAGTGTDTRPNRVLNPVRQARRYDPDGAYVRRWVPELAGLGGPAVHEPWKLQGPHRARYAYPEPVIGLADGFERFRRGRGGA encoded by the coding sequence ATGACCACCGCGGTCGTCCTCTTCACCGCCGATCTGCGCCTGCACGACCACCCGCCGCTGCGTGCGGCGCTGGGCGCGAGCGAGGAGGTCGTGCCGCTGTTCGTCCGCGACGACCGCATCACCGGCACCGGCTTCGCCGCCCCCAACCGGCTGGCCTTCCTCGCCGACTGCCTCACGGACCTCGACCGGAGCCTGCACGCCCGCGGGGGCCGGCTCGTCGTCCGCTCAGGCGACGTCGTCGCCGAGGTCCGCGCCGTGGCGCACGAAGCGGACGCGTCCGAGGTGCACATCGCGGCAGGCGTCAGCGCCTACGCCCAGGCCCGGGAGGAGCGGCTGCGCACGGCCCTTGAGCAGGACGGCCGCCGGCTCCGTGTGCATGACGCCGTCACCACCGCGATCGCTCCCGGCCGTGTCACACCCTCGGGATCGGACCACTTCGCGGTGTTCACCCCGTACTTCCGCCGCTGGTCGGGGGAGGAGGTCCGCGGCACCCTCGGCGCACCGCGCACGGTGCGCGTTCCCGGCCGTGTCCGCTCGGAGCCCGTACCGGCCCGCAAGGACGTCCCGGGCGTCTCCGCGGGACTCGCCGGCGGCGGGGAGAGCGCCGGACGCAGGCGACTCGCCACCTGGCTCCGCGGCGGCATCGCGCGCTACGACGACCTCCACGACGACCTCGCAGGCGACGGGACGTCCAGACTCTCGCCGCATCTGCACTTCGGCACCCTCTCACCCGCCGAAGTCGTGCACCGGGCCCGCGCGAAGGGCGGCCCGGGGGCCGAGGCGTTCGTACGGCAGCTGTGCTGGCGCGACTTCCACCACCAGGTGCTGGCCGCACGGCCGTGGGCCGCCGTCGACGACTACCGCACCCGGCACGACCGCTGGCGCACCGGAAGGGAGGCCGAGGAGGACCTCGCGGCGTGGCAGGACGGCCGCACCGGATATCCCGTCGTCGACGCCGCCATGCGCCAGCTGCGGCACGAGGGCTGGATGCACAACCGCGGGCGGCTGCTGGCCGCGAGCTTCCTCACGAAGACGCTCTGTCTCGACTGGCGCGACGGAGCGCGGTACTTCCTCGGGCTGCTCGTCGACGGTGATGTCGCCGACAACCAGCTCAACTGGCAGTGGGTGGCCGGGACCGGCACCGACACCCGGCCGAACCGCGTGCTCAACCCTGTCCGGCAGGCCAGGAGGTACGACCCGGACGGTGCCTACGTACGGCGCTGGGTACCCGAGCTGGCGGGGCTCGGTGGACCGGCCGTCCACGAGCCCTGGAAGCTCCAGGGCCCCCACCGGGCGCGGTACGCCTATCCCGAGCCCGTCATCGGACTCGCCGACGGGTTCGAACGATTCAGGCGCGGCCGGGGCGGAGCCTGA
- a CDS encoding SDR family oxidoreductase, which yields MNGEATRQARCLVTGATGYIGGRLVPELLDAGHRVRCMARTPEKLRDHPWAGRVEAVRGDVTDADSLGAALRDIDVAYYLVHALRGGPGFEETDRHAAREFAERARAAGVRRIVYLGGLTPAGASASELSPHLRSRAEVGDIFLRGGVPATVLRAAVIIGSGSASFEMLRYLTERLPVMVTPSWVGTRIQPIAVRDVLRYLVGCARMPDDVNRAFDIGGPDVMTYEQMMHRYAAVAGLPHRLVLRVPMLTPRLSGYWIGLVTPVPPALARPLAESLRHEVVCREHDIARYVPDPPGAPIGFDQALTLALQRVREARVTTRWSSAALPGAPSDPMPTDPDWAGGSLYTDRRALAVDASPEALWRVIEGIGGDNGWYSFPLAWAVRGWLDRLAGGVGLRRGRRDAARLRVGDSLDFWRVEEIEPGRLLRLRAEMRLPGLAWLEMYADTAGDGRARYRQRALFHPRGLLGHLYWWSVSPFHAVVFGGMARNIARAAEKTDASPHGDADTGVRP from the coding sequence ATGAACGGCGAGGCGACGCGGCAGGCGCGCTGTCTGGTGACCGGCGCCACGGGCTACATCGGCGGCCGGCTGGTGCCGGAGCTGCTCGACGCGGGTCACCGGGTCCGGTGCATGGCCCGGACCCCGGAGAAGCTGCGCGACCACCCGTGGGCGGGGCGTGTGGAAGCGGTGCGCGGGGACGTGACCGACGCGGATTCGCTCGGCGCCGCCCTGCGCGACATCGACGTCGCCTACTACCTCGTGCACGCGCTCCGCGGCGGACCGGGGTTCGAGGAGACCGACCGGCACGCCGCCCGGGAGTTCGCCGAGCGGGCACGCGCCGCCGGCGTACGGCGCATCGTCTACCTCGGCGGGCTCACCCCGGCCGGGGCGTCCGCGAGCGAACTGTCGCCGCACCTGCGCTCCCGGGCCGAGGTCGGCGACATCTTCCTGCGCGGCGGCGTTCCCGCGACGGTGCTGCGCGCCGCGGTCATCATCGGCTCCGGTTCGGCGTCGTTCGAGATGCTGCGCTACCTCACCGAGCGGCTGCCGGTCATGGTCACACCGAGCTGGGTCGGCACCCGCATCCAGCCCATCGCCGTCCGGGACGTGCTGCGCTATCTGGTGGGCTGCGCGCGGATGCCCGACGACGTGAACCGCGCCTTCGACATCGGCGGGCCCGACGTGATGACGTACGAGCAGATGATGCACCGCTACGCGGCGGTGGCCGGGCTGCCGCACCGCCTCGTCCTGCGGGTCCCGATGCTCACCCCCCGCCTCTCCGGCTACTGGATCGGCCTGGTCACGCCCGTGCCGCCCGCCCTCGCCCGGCCGCTGGCCGAGTCACTGCGGCACGAGGTCGTCTGCCGCGAGCACGACATCGCCCGGTACGTGCCCGATCCACCCGGCGCCCCCATCGGCTTCGACCAGGCCCTCACCCTCGCGCTCCAGCGCGTACGCGAGGCCCGGGTGACCACGCGCTGGTCCTCCGCCGCACTGCCCGGCGCCCCCAGCGACCCGATGCCCACGGACCCCGACTGGGCCGGCGGCAGCCTCTACACCGACCGGCGAGCCCTCGCGGTCGACGCCTCGCCGGAGGCGCTGTGGCGGGTGATCGAGGGGATCGGCGGCGACAACGGCTGGTACTCCTTCCCCCTCGCCTGGGCCGTACGCGGCTGGCTGGACCGGCTCGCCGGCGGCGTGGGCCTGCGCCGTGGCCGCCGCGACGCGGCCCGGCTGCGGGTCGGCGACTCGCTCGACTTCTGGCGCGTGGAGGAGATCGAACCGGGCCGGCTGCTGCGGTTGCGCGCCGAGATGCGGCTGCCGGGGCTCGCCTGGCTGGAGATGTACGCCGACACGGCCGGGGACGGCCGGGCCCGCTACCGCCAGCGGGCCCTGTTCCACCCGCGCGGACTGCTCGGGCACCTCTACTGGTGGAGCGTGTCGCCGTTCCACGCCGTCGTGTTCGGCGGCATGGCCCGCAACATCGCCCGGGCCGCCGAGAAGACCGACGCCTCCCCTCATGGCGACGCGGACACCGGAGTGCGCCCATGA
- a CDS encoding 1-acyl-sn-glycerol-3-phosphate acyltransferase, translating into MFYYVLKYVILGPLLRLLFRPRIEGLEHIPADGAAIVAGNHLSFSDHFLMPAIIKRRITFLAKAEYFTGPGLKGRLTAAFFRSAGQIPVDRSGKDAGQAAIREGLGVLRKSELLGIYPEGTRSHDGRLYKGKVGVAVMAVTAQVPVVPCAMVGTFEIQPPGQVLPKIKRVTIRFGEPLDFSRYAGMEHEKAVLRAVTDEIMYEILALSGQEYVDEYAVKVKAGQSAAQPRARRFPRRRR; encoded by the coding sequence TTGTTCTACTACGTGCTCAAGTACGTCATTCTGGGCCCGCTGCTGCGGCTGCTGTTCCGGCCCCGGATCGAAGGGCTCGAGCACATTCCCGCGGACGGGGCGGCGATCGTCGCGGGGAACCATCTGTCGTTCTCCGACCACTTCCTGATGCCGGCCATCATCAAGCGGCGCATCACGTTCCTCGCCAAGGCGGAGTACTTCACCGGCCCCGGGCTCAAAGGGCGGCTCACCGCCGCGTTCTTCCGCAGTGCCGGGCAGATCCCGGTGGACCGGTCGGGGAAGGACGCGGGTCAGGCGGCCATCCGTGAGGGTCTCGGGGTGCTGCGCAAGAGCGAGTTGCTCGGGATCTATCCCGAGGGGACGCGCTCGCACGACGGGCGGCTGTACAAGGGGAAGGTCGGGGTCGCGGTGATGGCCGTCACCGCGCAGGTGCCGGTGGTGCCGTGCGCGATGGTCGGGACCTTCGAGATCCAGCCTCCGGGACAGGTCCTGCCGAAGATCAAGCGGGTGACGATCCGCTTCGGGGAGCCGCTGGACTTCTCCCGCTACGCGGGGATGGAGCACGAGAAGGCCGTGCTGCGGGCGGTGACGGACGAGATCATGTACGAGATCCTCGCGCTGTCCGGGCAGGAGTACGTGGACGAGTACGCGGTCAAGGTGAAGGCCGGGCAGTCGGCCGCCCAGCCGCGGGCCCGCAGGTTCCCGCGGAGGCGGCGCTGA
- a CDS encoding urease accessory protein UreF — protein MDATTAAGRTTGGRAALLILADGRFPAGGHAHSGGVEAAVKAGRVRDAGGLAGFCRGRLHTAGLTAAGLAAAAALGLDPVELDEAADARTPSPALRATGRRLGRQLMRAARATWPSAELDALASALPKGAHQPVVLGLAARAAGLGPEDAAHCAAYESVGGPATAAVRLLGLDPFQATAVLARLAPELDQVAGRAAEAARRAAGAGLDALPAASAPLLDITAEQHAAWPVRLFAS, from the coding sequence ATGGACGCGACCACTGCCGCCGGCCGTACGACGGGCGGGCGGGCCGCGCTGCTCATCCTCGCCGACGGACGGTTTCCCGCCGGCGGACACGCCCACTCCGGTGGGGTCGAGGCCGCCGTGAAGGCGGGACGGGTCCGGGACGCCGGAGGGCTTGCCGGGTTCTGCCGGGGGCGGCTGCACACCGCGGGGCTGACCGCGGCCGGGCTCGCCGCGGCGGCGGCGCTCGGGCTCGACCCCGTCGAGCTCGACGAGGCCGCCGACGCCCGTACGCCGTCGCCCGCGCTGCGCGCCACCGGGCGCAGGCTCGGCCGGCAGCTCATGCGGGCTGCCCGCGCCACCTGGCCGTCGGCCGAACTCGACGCACTGGCAAGCGCGTTGCCCAAGGGCGCCCACCAGCCCGTCGTTCTCGGCCTCGCCGCACGCGCCGCCGGCCTCGGGCCCGAGGACGCCGCGCACTGTGCGGCGTACGAGAGCGTCGGCGGCCCCGCGACCGCCGCCGTACGGCTGCTCGGCCTCGACCCCTTCCAGGCCACGGCCGTTCTCGCCCGCCTCGCCCCGGAACTGGACCAGGTCGCGGGCCGCGCCGCCGAAGCGGCCCGCCGGGCGGCCGGGGCCGGGCTCGACGCCCTGCCCGCCGCGTCGGCCCCGCTGCTCGACATCACCGCCGAGCAGCACGCCGCCTGGCCCGTCCGCCTCTTCGCCTCCTGA
- a CDS encoding urease accessory protein UreD: MRARTSLAATARVVATGDGRLPVLESDGPLALRRTRAAGPYTRVTVVGAMSAPLGGDRLAIEADVCDGARLHVDASAATVALPGRTPAPATYDVTLTVGEGAELRWLPEQLITARGSELHMRTRVDLAATARLVLREEQILGRYGEETGSLTARLTVRRAGRPLLDQELCYGPAAPAGWSGPAVLGGHGAVGQLLVVDPRFERSPVPPRRLGATAVLTPLAGPAVLVTAVAPDALVLRRVLDAASTALLAPAEAPADMSEPGTVRAAPRAAQAVPG; the protein is encoded by the coding sequence ATGAGAGCCCGTACGAGCCTCGCCGCCACCGCCCGTGTCGTCGCCACCGGCGACGGCCGCCTGCCCGTCCTGGAGAGCGACGGTCCGCTCGCGCTGCGCCGTACCCGCGCGGCCGGACCGTACACCCGCGTCACCGTCGTCGGCGCCATGAGCGCACCGCTCGGCGGCGACCGGCTCGCCATCGAGGCGGACGTGTGCGACGGGGCCCGGCTGCACGTGGACGCGTCCGCCGCGACCGTCGCGCTGCCCGGCCGCACCCCGGCACCGGCCACGTACGACGTCACGCTCACCGTGGGCGAGGGGGCCGAACTCCGCTGGCTGCCCGAACAGCTCATCACCGCCCGCGGCAGCGAGCTGCACATGCGCACCCGCGTCGACCTCGCCGCCACCGCACGGCTGGTGCTGCGCGAGGAGCAGATCCTGGGCCGGTACGGCGAGGAGACGGGCAGTCTCACCGCCCGCCTGACCGTCCGCCGTGCGGGACGCCCCCTGCTCGACCAGGAGCTCTGCTACGGTCCCGCCGCCCCGGCAGGCTGGAGCGGCCCGGCCGTCCTCGGCGGCCACGGCGCGGTGGGGCAACTCCTCGTCGTGGACCCCCGGTTCGAAAGGTCTCCCGTCCCGCCCCGCCGGCTCGGCGCCACCGCCGTCCTCACCCCGCTCGCGGGCCCCGCGGTGCTGGTCACCGCGGTGGCCCCGGACGCACTCGTCCTGCGCCGGGTGCTCGACGCCGCGTCCACCGCCCTGCTTGCGCCCGCGGAGGCACCGGCAGACATGAGCGAGCCCGGCACCGTACGGGCCGCACCACGGGCGGCCCAGGCCGTCCCCGGCTGA